A genomic stretch from Anaerolinea thermophila UNI-1 includes:
- a CDS encoding sensor histidine kinase, with amino-acid sequence MSLRSRLALLFTLVLGGTLFIFGSLVYGLVSIVLTEQIDSLLAREASRLVEGLGVNTMGQFDRRWLESFEPAEGTLVIQVWDNNRRLQFARPRTWTQPLDPAARQSGRTMFSAAFSNEQHMRVLTVPLVTRRGAVGILQVGLSLALVDAVRSTLASILFFLALISIVLAALLASVAVQRTLQPLEMVTEVATTITRADDLSRRIPTPPNSDDEVGRLIQAFNQTLSRLESLFTTQRRFIADVSHELRTPLTVIKGEVSLMRKMKCGDEESLQSIESEVDRLSRLVGNLLLLAQAESGRLPLDLKPVEMDTILLEVFQQMRTLAGEKVHLEIVTLEQVSLIGDRDRLKQVLLNIVGNAVQYTPAGGVVTLGLTQTDGYARITVSDTGPGIPEEDLPYIFERFYRGEKSRTRSQGQASGFGLGLSIAYWIVQVHGGKIDVTSVVGKGTTFIIHLPLKLPEKSGDAPEGASLS; translated from the coding sequence ATGTCGCTGCGTTCCCGCCTCGCCCTCCTCTTCACCCTGGTGCTGGGGGGCACGCTGTTCATCTTTGGCTCGCTGGTCTACGGACTGGTGAGCATTGTTTTAACCGAACAGATTGATAGCCTGCTGGCGCGCGAAGCCTCCCGCCTGGTTGAGGGGTTGGGGGTCAACACCATGGGACAGTTCGACCGGCGCTGGCTGGAATCCTTTGAACCGGCGGAAGGCACGCTGGTCATTCAGGTCTGGGACAACAACCGCCGTTTGCAATTTGCCCGTCCGCGCACCTGGACACAACCGCTCGACCCCGCGGCGCGGCAGTCGGGCAGGACAATGTTCAGCGCGGCTTTCAGCAATGAACAGCACATGCGCGTCCTCACTGTGCCGCTGGTTACCCGCCGCGGGGCAGTGGGCATTTTGCAGGTTGGCTTGAGCCTGGCGCTGGTGGATGCGGTGCGTTCCACCCTGGCATCCATCCTCTTCTTCCTGGCGCTGATTTCGATTGTCCTGGCGGCGTTGCTGGCTTCGGTTGCCGTGCAACGCACCCTGCAACCACTGGAGATGGTTACCGAGGTAGCTACCACCATCACCCGCGCCGATGACCTCTCACGGCGCATCCCCACACCGCCCAACAGCGATGACGAGGTGGGACGCCTGATTCAAGCCTTTAACCAGACGCTCAGCCGTCTGGAAAGCCTCTTCACCACCCAGAGGCGCTTCATCGCTGACGTGAGTCACGAACTGCGCACCCCGCTCACCGTCATCAAGGGCGAGGTGAGCCTGATGCGCAAGATGAAATGCGGGGACGAAGAATCCCTGCAGAGCATTGAATCTGAGGTGGACCGCCTTTCCCGCCTGGTGGGCAACCTGCTTTTGCTGGCACAGGCAGAATCGGGGCGTCTGCCGCTGGATTTGAAACCGGTGGAGATGGATACCATTCTGCTGGAAGTGTTCCAGCAGATGCGCACCCTGGCAGGGGAAAAGGTGCATCTGGAAATTGTCACCCTCGAACAGGTCTCCCTGATTGGCGACCGCGACCGCCTGAAGCAGGTGCTGCTCAATATCGTCGGTAATGCCGTGCAGTACACCCCGGCGGGTGGGGTGGTGACGCTGGGACTGACCCAAACCGATGGCTACGCCCGCATCACCGTCAGCGATACCGGCCCCGGCATTCCCGAAGAAGACCTGCCGTATATCTTCGAGCGTTTTTACCGCGGAGAAAAGTCGCGCACCCGCAGTCAGGGGCAGGCAAGCGGTTTTGGGCTGGGGCTGTCTATTGCCTACTGGATTGTGCAGGTACACGGGGGCAAAATTGACGTTACCTCAGTGGTGGGAAAAGGGACGACCTTCATCATCCACTTGCCGCTCAAACTTCCCGAGAAAAGCGGCGACGCGCCCGAAGGCGCGTCACTGAGTTAG
- a CDS encoding TrkA C-terminal domain-containing protein has translation MLCAAALILLARPLSVFVSLLFSSLNLREKTFVSWVGLRGAVPIVLATFPLLAGVSHADLMFNVIFFVVLTSVLLQGTTIPIMARWLKVDAPETPRRVYPIEYTPVGGFKSELKELTLSPESPAVGKAIVELGLPDEFLIILIAREKDFILPSGGTVLQGGDTLLVLADKASFEAVQAKICPR, from the coding sequence GTGCTCTGCGCCGCCGCTTTGATTTTGCTTGCCCGTCCGCTCAGTGTGTTTGTCAGTTTGCTGTTCAGTTCGTTGAATCTGCGGGAGAAAACCTTTGTCTCCTGGGTGGGCTTGCGTGGGGCTGTTCCCATTGTGCTGGCAACTTTCCCTTTGCTTGCCGGGGTTTCGCACGCCGATTTGATGTTCAACGTCATCTTCTTTGTGGTGCTGACCTCGGTCCTGTTGCAGGGTACCACCATTCCCATCATGGCGCGCTGGCTGAAGGTAGATGCACCGGAAACGCCCCGGCGGGTTTATCCCATTGAGTACACTCCGGTTGGCGGCTTCAAGAGCGAGTTAAAGGAATTGACTCTCTCGCCAGAGTCGCCAGCGGTGGGCAAAGCCATTGTCGAATTAGGACTTCCCGATGAGTTTCTCATCATCCTCATTGCCCGCGAGAAGGATTTCATTCTTCCCAGCGGGGGTACGGTGCTTCAGGGGGGCGATACGCTGCTGGTGTTGGCGGATAAAGCCTCTTTTGAAGCCGTGCAGGCAAAAATTTGCCCCCGTTGA
- a CDS encoding potassium/proton antiporter, with the protein MNDYVLIAAALLLLFSVLISKISDRFGVPTLLLFLILGMLAGSDGPGGIYFDNPAQAQFIGVIALVLILFSGGLDTEWRHIQPVLKEGLLLSTLGVLITAGVAGLCAHLLLDLSLTEGLLFGAIVSSTDAAAVFSVLRSRGIHLQGKLKPLLELESGSNDPMAVFLTLGLIQWLTQPNPSVGQMVGLFIQQMLIGAVLGLGMGRVMLFLINRLKLGYEGLYPVLTLSLVFLTYGVTAVLGGSGFLAVYMAGIVLGHYDFIHKRSLLRFHDGLAWLMQIAMFLTLGLLVFPSRLLPIVGGGCSAPPL; encoded by the coding sequence ATGAATGACTATGTCCTCATTGCCGCGGCGCTTCTTTTGCTTTTCAGTGTGCTCATCAGCAAAATCTCGGACCGTTTTGGAGTGCCTACCCTGCTGTTGTTTTTGATTCTGGGCATGCTGGCAGGCTCGGATGGTCCCGGGGGTATTTACTTTGATAACCCCGCTCAGGCGCAGTTTATCGGAGTGATTGCCCTGGTGCTAATTCTGTTCTCCGGCGGGCTGGATACGGAATGGCGGCACATTCAACCGGTGCTGAAAGAGGGCTTGCTCTTGTCCACCCTGGGGGTGCTGATCACCGCTGGAGTGGCAGGGCTCTGCGCCCATCTTCTGCTGGACTTATCGCTCACCGAGGGGTTGCTGTTCGGAGCGATTGTCTCTTCCACCGACGCGGCGGCAGTGTTCTCGGTGTTGCGCTCCAGGGGCATTCATCTCCAGGGGAAGCTCAAGCCCCTGCTGGAACTGGAATCGGGAAGCAACGATCCCATGGCGGTCTTCCTCACCCTGGGCTTGATTCAATGGCTCACCCAGCCCAACCCGTCTGTGGGGCAAATGGTGGGTCTGTTCATCCAGCAGATGCTCATCGGGGCTGTGCTGGGATTGGGCATGGGCAGGGTGATGCTCTTTCTCATCAACCGTTTGAAGTTGGGCTACGAAGGGTTGTATCCGGTGCTGACACTCTCCCTGGTTTTTCTGACTTACGGGGTGACGGCGGTGCTGGGCGGCAGTGGTTTCCTTGCCGTATACATGGCAGGAATTGTGCTGGGGCATTACGATTTCATTCACAAGCGCAGTCTCTTGCGCTTTCACGATGGGCTGGCGTGGCTGATGCAGATTGCCATGTTCCTCACGCTGGGATTGCTGGTTTTCCCTTCGCGGCTCCTGCCCATTGTGGGGGGGGGGTGCTCTGCGCCGCCGCTTTGA